In a single window of the Planctomycetota bacterium genome:
- a CDS encoding DUF1080 domain-containing protein: protein MIAPSPLPLRGHALPRFVVAVLTGLVAIGGRPGAAPRADEPAALVLPDSDEGLPGVGPIRRYDWFKNLWNERRGTWASRRAADARAVVFLGDSITQGFADDFKGAFPGAKLANRGISGDTTRGMLLRLADDVLALEPAAVVMLMGTNDLEEGAAPEQIAANVRAIIDRIEAHNPRTPIVVCQVFPSAAEKKRPADAIKKVNALVAAAVKNDPRVRLVDTWNLFAGPTGDATPEEFPDLLHPNDAGYAKWVAAIRPVLETLDVVPVPADDFQPEAGFELLFNGRDLTGWGYREQKSLEKQLDLDGRTSSPDGRYVVRHGRIVVTTPPEGRRVEQLWTTREIPGNFILKLEFRATPTADSGVFIRAPQLQCRDYRLAGPYKQLQHYKPQDWNELIVTVIDGKALCRCHDELLEVALPVPATGPIGLEGDSGQLEYRRIRFTKLP from the coding sequence ATGATCGCGCCGTCCCCGCTCCCGCTTCGTGGCCATGCCCTGCCCCGGTTCGTCGTGGCGGTCCTCACCGGCCTGGTTGCCATCGGCGGCCGGCCCGGTGCCGCGCCCCGGGCCGACGAGCCGGCGGCGCTCGTCCTGCCCGACAGCGACGAGGGGCTCCCGGGCGTCGGGCCGATCCGCCGCTACGACTGGTTCAAGAACCTGTGGAACGAGCGCCGTGGCACCTGGGCGTCGCGCCGTGCCGCCGATGCCCGGGCCGTGGTGTTCCTCGGCGACTCGATCACGCAGGGTTTCGCCGACGACTTCAAGGGGGCCTTCCCCGGCGCCAAGCTCGCCAACCGCGGGATCAGCGGCGACACCACCCGCGGCATGCTCCTCCGCCTCGCCGACGACGTCCTCGCCCTCGAGCCGGCCGCGGTCGTGATGCTGATGGGCACCAACGACCTCGAGGAAGGGGCCGCGCCGGAGCAGATCGCCGCCAACGTCCGCGCGATCATCGACCGGATCGAGGCCCACAATCCGCGGACGCCGATCGTCGTCTGCCAGGTGTTTCCCAGCGCCGCCGAGAAGAAGCGCCCCGCCGACGCGATCAAAAAGGTCAACGCCCTGGTCGCCGCGGCGGTCAAGAACGACCCGCGCGTCCGGTTGGTCGACACCTGGAACCTGTTCGCCGGCCCGACCGGCGACGCCACGCCGGAGGAGTTTCCCGACCTCCTCCACCCCAACGACGCCGGCTACGCGAAGTGGGTCGCGGCGATCCGCCCGGTGCTCGAGACGCTCGACGTCGTGCCCGTACCCGCCGACGATTTCCAGCCGGAAGCCGGGTTCGAGCTGCTGTTCAACGGCCGTGATCTCACCGGCTGGGGCTACCGGGAACAGAAGTCGCTCGAGAAGCAACTCGACCTCGACGGCCGTACGAGCAGCCCCGATGGCCGCTACGTCGTCCGGCACGGCCGGATCGTCGTCACCACGCCTCCCGAGGGGCGCCGCGTCGAGCAGCTGTGGACGACGCGCGAGATCCCCGGCAACTTCATCCTCAAGCTCGAGTTCCGCGCCACGCCGACGGCCGACAGCGGCGTCTTCATCCGCGCCCCGCAGCTGCAGTGTCGCGACTACCGCCTCGCCGGCCCGTACAAGCAATTGCAGCACTACAAGCCGCAGGACTGGAACGAACTGATCGTCACCGTGATCGACGGCAAGGCGCTGTGCCGCTGCCACGACGAGCTCCTCGAAGTGGCCCTGCCGGTGCCCGCCACCGGGCCGATCGGCCTCGAAGGAGACTCGGGGCAGCTCGAGTACCGGCGGATCAGGTTCACGAAGCTGCCCTGA
- the rlmKL gene encoding bifunctional 23S rRNA (guanine(2069)-N(7))-methyltransferase RlmK/23S rRNA (guanine(2445)-N(2))-methyltransferase RlmL, translated as MATRPVRTATTNRGRAWPRSGSGDGAIMAGLAREGMGSIERAGGIRTGKLETGYNRHVGPARGSAGDGASMTIPFPPVIPVPRPLPAPVADEPPRLTARTLEGLERVLAGELAAVGALDLRIGRRTIEFSAPPDRQRETLYRAVLECRTAIRVLEPLGRFPVTSPEELYAAVATIDWREQLRIKDTLRVDAAIHDTFTTHSLYAVQVVKDAIVDQLRTPSGRRPSVELRGATLRVGLHLVGNVATVFRDAAGRSLHQRGWRTGEVEAPLSEVLAAGILAIAGWEPGEALLDPLCGSGTLVVEAATRAAGIAPGLWRARREGHGFFRFRDCDRDLAARIVADLEARVRPPAGSFQASDLDPRAVEAARACATAAGVAGAIVIERRHFEEARPAAPAGLVVTNPPYGERLPVPRAGALFRRLGDWLVQRCGGWRAAILAPDSPVAGHLGLRPVHRVALANGPIACRLLELEIRPRPAPSPAEPTTGAPADGTAGHPPSPGAAAGQAPAAPAGPPRSGGRPVEDQLGDFRRRLAKRFKHLARFARRQGTDAFRVYDRDIPEVPLVIDWYAGWLHAAEYERPHERSEAEHEVWLDRMVEAAAAELGVAPARVFLKLRRRQRGGEQYEKVDAREALLDVAEGGLRFRVNLSDYVDTGLFLDHRTTRALVRGEATGKRFANLFCYTGAFSVHAAAGGAVETTSVDLSNTYLDWTRTNLALNGFKDAGRHRTVRDDARAFLEHRARRGEAPFDLVVVDPPTFSRSARSETDWDVQRDHAGLLDLVARNLVSGGVVYFSTNFRRFHLATADLEPLYTLREITQRTIPEDFRNQRIHRAWRLVRR; from the coding sequence ATGGCAACCAGGCCGGTGAGGACCGCCACGACGAACCGGGGCAGGGCATGGCCACGAAGCGGGAGCGGGGACGGCGCGATCATGGCGGGGCTGGCTCGTGAGGGAATGGGGTCGATCGAACGTGCGGGAGGAATACGAACCGGGAAGCTGGAAACAGGATACAACCGCCACGTCGGTCCGGCGCGCGGCAGCGCCGGTGACGGAGCCTCCATGACGATCCCGTTTCCTCCCGTCATCCCCGTGCCCCGCCCGCTCCCCGCGCCGGTCGCCGACGAGCCGCCGCGGCTCACCGCCCGGACGCTCGAGGGGCTGGAGCGGGTGCTGGCCGGCGAATTGGCCGCCGTCGGCGCACTCGACCTGCGGATCGGCCGGCGGACGATCGAGTTTTCGGCGCCGCCGGATCGGCAGCGCGAGACGCTGTACCGCGCGGTCCTCGAGTGCCGGACGGCGATCCGCGTGCTCGAACCCCTCGGGCGGTTCCCGGTGACCTCGCCGGAGGAGCTGTATGCCGCGGTGGCGACGATCGACTGGCGCGAGCAGCTCCGTATCAAGGACACGCTCCGCGTCGACGCCGCGATCCACGACACGTTCACGACCCACTCGCTGTATGCGGTGCAGGTCGTGAAAGACGCGATCGTCGACCAGCTCCGCACGCCGAGCGGGCGGCGGCCGAGCGTGGAGCTGCGCGGGGCGACGCTGCGCGTCGGCCTGCACCTGGTGGGGAACGTCGCCACGGTGTTCCGCGACGCTGCCGGCCGCTCGCTCCACCAGCGCGGCTGGCGGACCGGGGAGGTCGAGGCGCCGCTCTCGGAGGTGCTCGCCGCCGGGATCCTCGCGATCGCCGGCTGGGAGCCCGGCGAGGCGCTCCTCGATCCGCTGTGCGGGTCCGGGACGCTGGTCGTCGAGGCGGCGACGCGTGCCGCCGGCATCGCCCCCGGACTGTGGCGCGCCCGGCGCGAGGGGCACGGCTTCTTCCGGTTCCGCGACTGCGACCGGGACTTGGCGGCGCGGATCGTCGCCGATCTCGAAGCCCGGGTGAGGCCGCCGGCCGGGAGCTTCCAGGCGAGCGACCTCGATCCGCGCGCCGTCGAGGCGGCGCGGGCCTGTGCCACGGCGGCCGGGGTGGCGGGGGCGATCGTGATCGAAAGGCGGCACTTCGAGGAGGCGCGTCCCGCCGCGCCGGCGGGCCTGGTGGTCACCAATCCGCCGTATGGCGAGCGCCTCCCGGTGCCGCGGGCCGGGGCGCTGTTCCGCCGGCTCGGCGATTGGCTCGTGCAGCGATGCGGCGGCTGGCGCGCGGCGATCCTCGCCCCCGATTCCCCCGTCGCCGGCCACCTCGGCCTGCGGCCGGTGCACCGCGTGGCGCTTGCCAACGGGCCGATCGCCTGCCGGCTGCTCGAGCTCGAGATCCGCCCCCGGCCCGCCCCGTCGCCGGCAGAGCCGACCACTGGCGCGCCGGCGGATGGCACCGCGGGCCATCCGCCATCCCCCGGCGCTGCCGCTGGCCAGGCGCCGGCAGCGCCCGCGGGCCCGCCGCGGAGCGGCGGCCGGCCCGTTGAAGACCAGCTCGGCGACTTCCGCCGCCGGCTCGCCAAGCGCTTCAAGCACCTCGCGCGCTTCGCGCGGCGCCAGGGGACCGACGCGTTCCGCGTGTACGACCGCGACATCCCCGAGGTCCCGCTGGTGATCGACTGGTACGCCGGTTGGCTGCACGCCGCCGAGTACGAGCGGCCCCACGAGCGGAGCGAGGCCGAGCACGAAGTTTGGCTCGATCGGATGGTCGAGGCGGCGGCGGCCGAGCTCGGCGTGGCCCCGGCCCGCGTGTTCCTCAAGCTGCGGCGCCGGCAGCGCGGCGGCGAGCAGTATGAGAAGGTCGATGCCCGCGAGGCCCTCCTCGACGTCGCCGAGGGGGGGTTGCGCTTCCGGGTGAATCTCTCCGACTACGTCGACACCGGGCTGTTCCTCGACCACCGCACGACCCGGGCGCTGGTCCGCGGCGAGGCGACCGGCAAGCGATTCGCCAACCTGTTCTGCTACACCGGCGCGTTTTCGGTCCACGCCGCCGCCGGCGGCGCGGTCGAGACGACGAGTGTCGACCTCTCCAACACCTACCTCGACTGGACGCGCACCAACCTCGCCTTGAACGGCTTCAAGGACGCCGGTCGCCACCGCACCGTGCGCGACGATGCCCGCGCCTTCCTCGAGCACCGCGCCCGGCGCGGCGAGGCGCCGTTCGACCTCGTGGTCGTCGATCCGCCGACGTTCTCCCGGTCGGCACGCTCCGAAACAGACTGGGACGTGCAGCGCGACCACGCAGGGTTACTCGACCTGGTCGCCCGGAATCTCGTCTCCGGAGGGGTGGTGTACTTCTCGACCAACTTCCGCCGCTTCCACCTCGCCACCGCCGATCTCGAACCGCTGTACACCCTCCGCGAGATCACCCAGCGGACGATCCCCGAGGACTTCCGCAACCAGCGGATCCACCGCGCCTGGCGGCTGGTGCGCCGGTGA
- a CDS encoding branched-chain amino acid ABC transporter substrate-binding protein, with product MPVPRFSRRASCLLAAAVAAGCRPADPNVVRIVSSLPRTGSAKQQSDTIVNGIRMAIEEAGGRVGPFRIEYLDLDDSTAAAGQWTSEAEAANARRALQDPDVCAYIGTYNSGAAKVAMPILNQGDLLMVSPANTAVGLTKPGLGEPGEPEVYRPTGARNYMRVVPADDIQGPLSADWAHAKGWRRVMILDDNEVYGKGIADLFDERCRELGIEVLGHDSIDSRAQEFKSLMASIKAAEPDLVYFGGTTQSKGGQLAKDLAGAGITAKLLVPDGCMEQAFIDAAGAATLEGRCYVTFGGLPPERLTGKGADFVAEYKRRHGTLPEAYAVYGYEATCVALHAIRTVGAKDRRAIADAALALRNYEGALGRWSVDANGDTSLRTLTISAVRGGAFVFEAAIDDTAAAEPAAGAAP from the coding sequence ATGCCTGTCCCGCGCTTCTCCCGCCGCGCGTCGTGCCTGCTCGCGGCCGCGGTCGCGGCCGGCTGCCGTCCGGCCGACCCGAACGTGGTGCGGATCGTGTCGAGCCTGCCACGGACCGGCAGCGCGAAGCAGCAGTCCGACACGATCGTCAACGGCATCCGGATGGCGATCGAGGAAGCCGGAGGGCGCGTCGGGCCGTTTCGGATCGAGTATCTCGATCTCGACGATTCGACTGCCGCCGCCGGCCAGTGGACCAGCGAGGCGGAGGCCGCCAATGCCCGCCGTGCGCTGCAGGATCCCGACGTCTGCGCCTACATCGGCACCTACAACTCCGGTGCCGCGAAGGTGGCGATGCCGATCCTCAACCAGGGCGATCTGCTGATGGTGTCGCCGGCCAACACCGCCGTCGGCCTGACCAAACCGGGGCTCGGGGAGCCGGGGGAGCCGGAGGTCTACCGGCCGACCGGCGCGCGCAACTACATGCGCGTCGTCCCCGCCGACGACATCCAGGGGCCGCTGTCGGCCGACTGGGCACACGCCAAGGGGTGGCGCAGGGTGATGATCCTCGACGACAACGAGGTCTACGGGAAGGGGATCGCCGACCTGTTCGACGAGCGCTGCCGGGAGCTGGGGATCGAGGTCCTCGGCCACGACTCGATCGACTCGCGGGCCCAGGAATTCAAGTCGTTGATGGCGAGCATCAAGGCGGCCGAGCCCGATCTGGTCTATTTCGGTGGCACGACGCAGAGCAAAGGGGGCCAGCTCGCCAAGGACCTCGCCGGGGCGGGGATCACCGCCAAGCTCCTCGTGCCCGACGGCTGCATGGAGCAGGCGTTCATCGACGCCGCTGGCGCGGCCACGCTCGAGGGGCGCTGCTACGTGACGTTCGGCGGCCTCCCGCCCGAGCGGCTCACCGGCAAGGGGGCCGACTTCGTCGCCGAATACAAGCGCCGCCACGGCACGCTGCCCGAGGCCTACGCCGTCTACGGCTACGAGGCGACCTGCGTCGCGCTCCACGCGATCCGCACCGTTGGCGCCAAGGACCGGCGCGCGATCGCCGACGCCGCCCTCGCCCTGCGGAATTACGAGGGAGCGCTGGGCCGATGGAGCGTCGATGCCAACGGCGACACGAGCCTGCGCACGCTCACCATCAGCGCGGTCCGCGGCGGTGCGTTCGTGTTCGAGGCGGCGATCGACGACACCGCGGCGGCCGAACCGGCCGCCGGCGCCGCACCCTGA
- a CDS encoding branched-chain amino acid ABC transporter permease — MPTATRACARSPSARSAAVRSCSRRRSTTPRRPNRPPAPHPDRPPESAAVQFFLQQCLIGLTNGALVALVALGYTMVYGIIGLINFAHGDLIMLGACLALSLVGLLGLAGAGVAGSIAGIVFLVVACGTFCGLLNVAVDRLVYRPLRTAPKLAPLVSAIGVSFIFMNIGLFWIGPADRSFPDLLPAGNLLGDDGLRFAAKDLLVVAVVVPLMVLLSILVRVTPLGRAMRAVSQDQTVAMLVGIDVDRVIAATFFIGGFLGGAASVIYGLYINTIGFQMGFQNGLYAFTAAVIGGIGSIPGAVVGGLVIGLVRSLASAVVGERWTGAVVFTILIVILVFRPEGLLGRRTREKV, encoded by the coding sequence ATGCCAACGGCGACACGAGCCTGCGCACGCTCACCATCAGCGCGGTCCGCGGCGGTGCGTTCGTGTTCGAGGCGGCGATCGACGACACCGCGGCGGCCGAACCGGCCGCCGGCGCCGCACCCTGACCGGCCCCCGGAATCCGCCGCCGTGCAGTTCTTCCTCCAGCAGTGTCTGATCGGGCTCACCAACGGGGCGCTGGTGGCGCTGGTGGCACTGGGCTACACGATGGTCTACGGGATCATCGGCCTGATCAACTTCGCCCACGGCGACCTGATCATGCTCGGGGCCTGCCTGGCGCTGTCGCTGGTCGGGCTGCTGGGGCTGGCGGGCGCCGGGGTGGCAGGCTCGATCGCCGGGATCGTGTTTCTCGTCGTCGCCTGCGGCACGTTCTGCGGACTGCTCAACGTCGCCGTCGACCGGCTCGTCTACCGGCCGCTGCGGACCGCCCCGAAGCTGGCGCCGTTGGTGTCGGCGATCGGCGTGTCGTTCATCTTCATGAACATCGGGCTGTTCTGGATCGGGCCGGCCGATCGGTCGTTTCCCGACCTCCTCCCCGCCGGCAATCTCCTCGGCGACGACGGGCTGCGGTTCGCCGCCAAGGATCTGCTCGTCGTCGCGGTGGTGGTGCCGCTGATGGTCCTGCTGAGCATCCTGGTGCGGGTCACGCCACTCGGCCGGGCGATGCGCGCCGTATCGCAGGACCAGACGGTGGCGATGCTCGTCGGCATCGACGTCGACCGGGTGATCGCCGCGACGTTCTTCATCGGCGGGTTCCTCGGCGGCGCGGCGAGCGTGATCTACGGCCTGTACATCAACACCATCGGCTTCCAGATGGGGTTCCAGAACGGCCTCTACGCGTTCACCGCCGCGGTCATCGGTGGCATCGGCAGTATTCCCGGCGCCGTCGTCGGCGGCCTCGTGATCGGCCTGGTCCGGTCGCTGGCCAGCGCCGTCGTCGGGGAGCGGTGGACGGGGGCCGTCGTGTTCACGATCCTGATCGTGATCCTCGTGTTCCGCCCGGAAGGCCTGCTCGGCCGCCGCACCCGCGAGAAGGTTTGA
- a CDS encoding branched-chain amino acid ABC transporter permease, whose protein sequence is MATTRRAPVRPALRPWLRAHWDVVALVALAAAPALVPALGGALGGQMTTLFISCILALGLNVMVGYTGLVHLGIAAFFGIGAYAVAILTVPMNPFQLGFAPAAVLATALCAGVGLALGAPTLRLRGDYLAIVTLGFSEVVKVMLRNLEQITGGMKGLNPVPPPGAGVTLGGIDLGRAFATDPRWFYYLSLAVLAAVVVALRRLERSRLGRAWVAVREDELAATAMGVSATRVKLSAFALSSAVAGLAGCLYAASLSTTADPNAYDFNRSIMVLCAVILGGLGSIPGTLLGVAILVGFDTVLAPWADAWIQEMRINPSGSSLLSFSGWRLAVFGTALVLVMRYRPEGLVPARREAAHTAGVRP, encoded by the coding sequence ATGGCTACCACGCGCCGAGCCCCGGTCCGGCCCGCCCTGCGGCCCTGGCTGCGCGCCCATTGGGACGTGGTGGCGCTGGTGGCCCTCGCCGCGGCGCCGGCGCTCGTCCCCGCGCTCGGCGGGGCGCTCGGCGGGCAGATGACGACGCTGTTCATCTCCTGCATCCTGGCGCTGGGTCTCAACGTGATGGTCGGCTACACCGGCCTGGTCCATCTCGGGATCGCGGCCTTCTTCGGGATCGGTGCCTATGCGGTGGCGATCCTCACCGTGCCGATGAATCCGTTCCAACTCGGCTTCGCCCCCGCGGCGGTGCTCGCCACCGCGCTGTGCGCCGGCGTCGGGCTGGCGCTGGGCGCGCCGACGCTGCGCCTCCGCGGCGACTACCTGGCGATCGTGACGCTCGGCTTCAGCGAGGTCGTCAAGGTGATGCTCCGCAACCTCGAGCAGATCACCGGCGGGATGAAGGGCCTCAACCCGGTGCCGCCGCCGGGGGCCGGGGTGACACTCGGCGGGATCGACCTCGGCCGGGCCTTCGCCACCGACCCGCGCTGGTTCTACTACCTGTCGCTGGCCGTTCTCGCCGCGGTCGTCGTCGCGCTGCGGCGACTGGAGCGGTCGCGGCTCGGGCGGGCGTGGGTCGCCGTCCGCGAGGACGAACTGGCGGCGACTGCGATGGGGGTTTCGGCGACGCGCGTGAAGCTCTCCGCCTTCGCCCTGTCGTCCGCGGTGGCCGGCCTGGCGGGCTGCCTCTACGCCGCCAGCCTCTCGACCACCGCCGATCCCAACGCCTACGACTTCAACCGCTCGATCATGGTCCTGTGTGCCGTGATCCTCGGCGGTCTGGGGAGCATCCCCGGCACGCTTCTCGGCGTGGCGATCCTCGTCGGCTTCGACACCGTTCTCGCCCCCTGGGCCGACGCCTGGATCCAGGAGATGCGGATCAATCCCTCCGGCTCGAGCCTGCTGTCGTTCAGCGGCTGGCGGCTGGCGGTGTTCGGCACGGCGCTGGTGCTGGTGATGCGCTACCGGCCCGAGGGCCTCGTCCCGGCCCGCCGCGAGGCGGCCCACACCGCCGGGGTGCGGCCATGA
- a CDS encoding ABC transporter ATP-binding protein, translated as MAGKWRVVSADGRDVLAIRRDLAEARRVRDLLQAAVTARRAGPGTVPDASDLDRGAGAAPAIEIPRVPEEVLDRLARGKDVIRRRGWLGLGAGWLVGVAGAVAIWRRGRRAPEVVARAGIARTFQNIRLFRQMTVLENVLVGLDRSIPGGVPAMLLGTASMRRAEEGARATALDTLAFVGLAGAANRIAGELPYGDQRRLEIARAVATGASLILLDEPAAGMNPAEALELAGLVERLRARGLTVLLIEHHMNVVMRVSDRVVVLDHGVKIAEGTPEEVRRDPRVIEAYLGGEE; from the coding sequence ATGGCGGGCAAGTGGCGCGTCGTCAGCGCCGACGGCCGCGACGTGCTCGCCATCCGCCGCGACCTCGCGGAGGCCCGCCGCGTGCGCGACCTGCTCCAGGCGGCGGTCACGGCCAGGCGCGCCGGGCCGGGGACGGTGCCCGACGCCAGTGACCTCGACCGCGGAGCCGGCGCCGCTCCCGCCATCGAGATTCCCCGGGTGCCCGAGGAGGTCCTCGACCGTCTCGCCCGTGGCAAGGACGTGATCCGCCGCCGCGGCTGGCTCGGGCTCGGCGCCGGGTGGCTGGTCGGTGTCGCCGGTGCGGTGGCGATTTGGCGGCGCGGCCGCCGCGCGCCGGAGGTGGTCGCCCGGGCGGGGATCGCGCGGACGTTCCAGAACATCCGTCTGTTCCGCCAGATGACGGTCCTCGAAAACGTCCTCGTCGGCCTCGACCGTTCGATCCCCGGCGGCGTCCCCGCCATGCTCCTGGGCACCGCGTCGATGCGGCGGGCGGAGGAAGGGGCCCGGGCCACGGCGCTCGACACCCTGGCGTTCGTCGGCCTGGCCGGGGCCGCGAACCGGATCGCCGGCGAACTGCCCTACGGCGACCAGCGGCGTCTCGAGATCGCCCGGGCCGTGGCGACCGGCGCGTCGCTGATCCTCCTCGACGAACCGGCCGCGGGCATGAATCCCGCCGAAGCCCTCGAGCTGGCGGGCCTGGTCGAGCGGCTGCGGGCGCGCGGGCTGACGGTGCTGCTCATCGAGCACCACATGAACGTCGTGATGCGGGTCAGCGACCGCGTCGTCGTCCTCGACCACGGCGTCAAGATCGCGGAGGGCACGCCGGAGGAGGTGCGGCGCGACCCGCGGGTGATCGAGGCCTACCTCGGCGGTGAGGAGTAG
- a CDS encoding ABC transporter ATP-binding protein yields the protein MLEVRDLAAGYGPIRALDGVSLDVDVGELVAIIGANGAGKTTLLLAISGVVPPRAGRVTFDGHDLAGRPVHRIVRLGIGHAPEGRRIFPRLSVRENLEIGGQARGDRAGVQRDIDEVCALFPVLGQRLSQAGGTLSGGEQQMLALGRALVGRPRLLLLDEPSLGLAPLVVAKIFEVIAALAARGIAVVLVEQNARVALRQAGRGYVLESGRITLSGSGAELAGDRRVREAYLGEG from the coding sequence CTGCTCGAGGTACGAGACCTGGCCGCGGGCTACGGACCGATCCGCGCCCTCGATGGCGTGTCCCTCGACGTCGACGTCGGGGAGTTGGTGGCGATCATCGGCGCCAACGGTGCCGGCAAGACCACGCTGCTGCTGGCGATTTCGGGGGTCGTCCCGCCGCGCGCGGGGCGCGTCACCTTCGACGGCCACGACCTCGCCGGCCGGCCCGTCCACCGCATCGTCCGCCTCGGCATCGGGCACGCGCCGGAGGGACGGCGGATTTTCCCCCGGCTCTCCGTGCGCGAGAACCTCGAGATCGGCGGCCAGGCGCGCGGCGACCGCGCCGGCGTGCAGCGCGACATCGACGAGGTCTGTGCACTGTTTCCCGTTCTCGGCCAGCGCCTTTCCCAGGCCGGCGGCACGCTCTCCGGCGGCGAGCAGCAGATGCTCGCCCTCGGCCGCGCGCTGGTTGGCCGCCCGCGGCTCCTGCTCCTCGACGAGCCGTCGCTCGGGCTGGCGCCCTTGGTGGTGGCGAAGATCTTCGAGGTCATCGCCGCGCTGGCCGCCCGGGGGATCGCCGTCGTGCTCGTCGAGCAGAACGCCCGCGTCGCCCTCCGCCAGGCCGGGCGCGGGTACGTGCTGGAGAGCGGGCGGATCACCCTCTCCGGCAGCGGCGCCGAGCTGGCGGGGGATCGCCGCGTCCGCGAGGCCTACCTCGGCGAGGGCTGA
- the tal gene encoding transaldolase, with amino-acid sequence MNRVTSSLRHLGQSLWLDNITRGILDDGTLARYIDELSVTGLTSNPTIFNQAVKGSDFYDDAIARKRSAGRSGEELFFELAIEDLVRAADLFRPVHELTGGIDGWVSLEVSPRLAYDTASTLAAARDLHARAARPNLFIKIPGTPAGLPAIEEAIFAGVPVNVTLLFTREQYLAAADAYLRGIERRIDAGLDPRVCSVASLFISRWDGATATRLPDGLRHRLGIAIGQRCYQAYRELIASDRCQRLANFGAWPQRLLFASTGTKDKSLSDHLYVRSLIAPNTVNTMPEATLLAFADHGTLAEPLSSGGGQAERVLFEIARGGVDTAALGEQLQAQGAEAFVKSWDELLQVIDEKSRALA; translated from the coding sequence ATGAACCGCGTCACGTCCAGTCTTCGCCACCTCGGCCAGAGCCTGTGGCTCGACAACATCACCCGCGGCATCCTCGACGACGGGACGCTCGCCCGGTACATCGACGAGCTTTCGGTGACGGGCCTGACGAGCAACCCGACGATCTTCAATCAGGCGGTCAAGGGGAGCGACTTCTACGACGACGCCATCGCCCGGAAGCGGAGCGCGGGGCGGTCGGGCGAGGAATTGTTCTTCGAGCTGGCGATCGAGGATCTGGTCCGGGCCGCCGACCTGTTCCGGCCGGTCCACGAACTGACCGGGGGGATCGACGGCTGGGTGTCGCTCGAGGTCTCGCCGCGCCTCGCCTACGACACCGCCAGCACGCTCGCCGCCGCCCGCGACCTCCACGCCCGGGCCGCGCGCCCCAACCTGTTCATCAAGATCCCCGGCACACCGGCCGGACTGCCTGCGATCGAGGAGGCGATCTTCGCCGGCGTGCCGGTCAACGTCACGCTGCTGTTCACGCGCGAGCAATACCTCGCCGCCGCCGACGCCTACCTCCGCGGCATCGAGCGGCGGATCGACGCCGGTCTCGACCCGCGCGTCTGCTCGGTGGCGTCGCTGTTCATCAGCCGCTGGGACGGGGCGACCGCCACCCGGCTCCCCGACGGGCTGCGGCACCGGCTCGGCATCGCCATCGGCCAGCGCTGCTACCAGGCCTACCGTGAGCTCATCGCCTCCGACCGCTGCCAGCGCCTGGCGAACTTCGGCGCCTGGCCGCAACGGCTGCTGTTCGCCAGCACGGGGACGAAAGACAAGAGCCTCTCCGACCATCTCTACGTCCGCAGCCTGATCGCCCCCAACACCGTCAACACGATGCCCGAGGCGACGCTGCTGGCGTTCGCCGACCACGGGACGCTCGCCGAGCCGCTGTCGAGCGGGGGGGGCCAGGCGGAGCGGGTGCTGTTCGAGATCGCCCGCGGCGGTGTCGACACCGCCGCCCTCGGCGAGCAGCTCCAGGCGCAGGGCGCCGAGGCGTTCGTGAAGAGCTGGGACGAGCTCCTCCAGGTGATCGACGAGAAGTCGCGGGCCCTGGCCTGA